Proteins encoded in a region of the Streptomyces akebiae genome:
- a CDS encoding O-acetyl-ADP-ribose deacetylase, protein MTTITLVRGDITQQSVDAIVNAANSSLLGGGGVDGAIHRRGGPAILADCRKLRASHYGSGLPTGQAVATTAGDLDARWVIHTVGPVHSQSLDRSALLASCYRESLRVADELGARTVAFPAVSAGVYGWPMADAARIAVETVRSTETSVEEVRFVLFDDEAYQAFAEQAG, encoded by the coding sequence ATGACCACCATCACCCTCGTCCGGGGCGACATCACCCAGCAGTCCGTCGACGCCATCGTCAACGCGGCCAACTCCTCCCTCCTGGGCGGGGGAGGAGTGGACGGCGCCATCCACCGGCGCGGCGGCCCTGCCATCCTGGCCGACTGCCGCAAACTCCGCGCCTCTCATTACGGCAGTGGCCTGCCCACCGGCCAGGCCGTGGCCACGACGGCGGGCGACCTGGACGCGCGCTGGGTCATCCACACGGTCGGACCCGTCCACAGCCAGAGCCTCGACCGCTCCGCGCTCCTCGCCTCCTGCTACCGCGAGTCCCTCCGTGTCGCCGACGAGTTGGGAGCCCGGACCGTCGCCTTCCCCGCCGTTTCAGCCGGTGTCTACGGCTGGCCCATGGCGGACGCCGCCCGTATCGCCGTGGAGACGGTCCGCTCCACCGAGACCTCGGTCGAGGAGGTCAGGTTCGTCCTCTTCGACGACGAGGCGTACCAGGCGTTCGCCGAACAGGCGGGCTGA
- a CDS encoding cytochrome P450: protein MTTHPSHPPLPTLRPLLDPSPEYAKWRSEEPIRRVTIWGDNSPWLITRHEDARAVLADPRFSADATHDGFPGFRPQSPPRAPGQFFMMDPPDHTRLRRVLIPDFTFRRIEQLRPALARICGELLGAMTADGATTADLVKAYALPLPSLAICELLGVPYEDHDFFQRQANAFSSLSSGPKEMMAARKALHTYLGELLARRAREPTDDLLSRLARDRVATGEVSAPEAVGIASLLLVAGHETTANMFPLAVVALLRHPAQLAALRAEPGLWPGAVEELLRHLTVAHSGLRRIATEDVEVAGVRVRAGEGVLVALQAANRDPSAFTDPDTLDVRRSAAGHLAFGHGLHQCIGQSLARAELQVGLPALFDRLPGLRLTVPPEDFALTMTTVHGVRSLPVGW from the coding sequence ATGACCACCCACCCTTCCCACCCTCCCCTCCCCACCCTGCGCCCGCTGCTCGACCCGTCGCCGGAGTACGCCAAGTGGCGTTCCGAGGAGCCGATCCGGCGGGTGACGATCTGGGGTGACAACAGCCCGTGGCTGATCACCCGGCACGAGGACGCCCGCGCGGTCCTCGCCGATCCCCGCTTCAGCGCCGACGCGACCCACGACGGCTTCCCCGGCTTCCGCCCGCAGTCGCCGCCCCGCGCGCCGGGGCAGTTCTTCATGATGGACCCGCCCGACCACACCCGCCTGCGCCGCGTCCTGATCCCCGACTTCACCTTCCGCCGCATCGAACAGCTGAGGCCGGCGCTCGCCCGGATCTGCGGCGAACTGCTCGGCGCGATGACGGCGGACGGCGCCACGACCGCCGACCTGGTGAAGGCGTACGCCCTGCCGCTGCCCTCGCTCGCCATCTGCGAGCTGCTGGGCGTGCCGTACGAGGACCACGACTTCTTCCAGCGGCAGGCGAACGCGTTCAGCAGTCTCTCGTCGGGACCGAAGGAGATGATGGCCGCCCGCAAGGCCCTCCACACGTACCTGGGTGAACTGCTCGCCCGGCGCGCCCGGGAGCCCACCGACGATCTCCTCTCACGCCTCGCGCGGGACCGGGTGGCGACCGGCGAGGTGAGCGCGCCCGAGGCCGTCGGCATCGCCTCGCTGTTGCTGGTGGCAGGACACGAGACGACCGCGAACATGTTCCCGCTGGCGGTCGTGGCCCTGCTGCGCCACCCGGCGCAACTGGCCGCCCTGCGCGCGGAGCCCGGTCTGTGGCCCGGTGCCGTCGAGGAACTCCTGCGTCATCTGACCGTCGCGCACTCGGGACTGCGCCGGATCGCCACCGAGGACGTGGAGGTGGCCGGCGTCCGTGTCCGCGCGGGTGAGGGCGTGCTCGTCGCGCTCCAGGCGGCCAACCGCGACCCGTCCGCCTTCACCGACCCCGACACCCTGGACGTCCGCCGCAGCGCCGCCGGCCACCTGGCCTTCGGCCACGGACTGCACCAGTGCATCGGCCAGTCCCTCGCCCGCGCGGAACTCCAGGTCGGCCTGCCCGCCCTCTTCGACCGCCTGCCGGGACTGCGTCTGACCGTGCCTCCGGAGGACTTCGCGCTGACGATGACCACGGTCCACGGGGTGCGGTCGCTGCCGGTCGGCTGGTAG
- a CDS encoding alkaline phosphatase family protein: MSTRSRRLVVLDIVGLTPKLLAHMPAVAALGERGFQARLDPVLPAVTCTVQSTFLTGEPPAGHGAVGNGWYFRDLGEVLLWRQHNALVGGEKIWETARRTDPGYKVANICWWYAMGADVDLTVTPRPVYYSDGRKEPDCYTWPPSLHDELTDRLGPFPLFTYWGPNAGMPSTQWILGAARQVFDEHDPDLTLVYLPQLDYEPQRSGPDSPATIRAARQLDDALRPLLDHFLREDATVVALSEYGITPVSRPVDINRALRRAGLLQVHTQDGMEYLDPWTSRAFAVADHQVAHVYVRDPADTAEVAKLLAELDGVEEVLDAEGKAAHGLDHERSGELVAVADPDAWFTYYYWLDDARAPDFARQVEIHRKPGYDPAELLYDETVPAVKLRAIGQVARKKLGFRYRISTVPLDPAGIRGSHGRLPADPDDGPVLLCSTSEPARDAYAATEIKSLLLGLAGLTREEPHA, translated from the coding sequence ATGAGCACCCGATCCCGCCGGCTCGTCGTACTCGACATCGTCGGACTCACCCCGAAACTGCTGGCGCACATGCCCGCCGTGGCCGCCCTCGGCGAGCGTGGCTTCCAGGCCCGGCTCGACCCCGTCCTGCCCGCCGTGACCTGCACGGTCCAGTCCACGTTCCTCACCGGCGAACCGCCCGCCGGGCACGGCGCGGTCGGCAACGGCTGGTACTTCCGGGACCTCGGCGAGGTGCTGCTGTGGCGCCAGCACAACGCGCTCGTCGGCGGCGAGAAGATCTGGGAGACGGCCCGCAGGACCGATCCCGGGTACAAGGTCGCCAACATCTGCTGGTGGTACGCGATGGGCGCGGACGTCGACCTCACGGTCACCCCGCGACCGGTGTACTACTCCGACGGCCGCAAGGAACCCGACTGCTACACCTGGCCGCCGAGCCTGCACGACGAACTCACCGACCGCCTGGGCCCGTTCCCCCTGTTCACCTACTGGGGCCCCAACGCAGGCATGCCCTCCACCCAGTGGATCCTGGGCGCCGCCCGCCAGGTCTTCGACGAGCACGACCCGGACCTCACTCTCGTCTACCTCCCCCAACTCGACTACGAGCCACAGCGATCCGGCCCGGACTCACCGGCCACGATCCGCGCCGCCCGCCAACTCGACGACGCGCTACGCCCGTTGCTCGACCACTTCCTGCGCGAGGACGCCACGGTCGTCGCCCTCAGCGAGTACGGCATCACGCCCGTGTCCCGCCCCGTCGACATCAACCGGGCCCTGCGCCGGGCCGGACTGCTCCAGGTGCACACCCAGGACGGCATGGAGTACCTCGACCCCTGGACCTCACGGGCCTTCGCGGTCGCCGACCACCAAGTGGCCCACGTGTACGTACGGGACCCGGCCGACACGGCGGAGGTCGCGAAGCTCCTGGCCGAACTCGACGGTGTGGAGGAGGTGTTGGACGCCGAGGGCAAGGCCGCGCACGGCCTGGACCACGAACGCTCCGGCGAACTCGTCGCCGTCGCCGACCCCGACGCCTGGTTCACGTACTACTACTGGCTCGACGACGCGCGTGCCCCCGACTTCGCCCGCCAGGTCGAGATCCACCGCAAGCCCGGCTACGACCCCGCCGAGCTGCTCTACGACGAGACCGTCCCCGCGGTGAAGCTGCGCGCCATCGGCCAGGTCGCCCGCAAGAAGCTGGGCTTCCGCTACCGCATCAGCACGGTGCCGCTGGACCCCGCCGGCATCCGGGGAAGCCACGGCCGCCTCCCCGCCGACCCCGACGACGGTCCCGTCCTGCTGTGCTCCACGAGCGAGCCGGCCCGCGACGCGTACGCCGCCACCGAGATCAAGTCCCTGCTGCTAGGCCTCGCGGGTCTGACGCGAGAGGAGCCGCACGCATGA
- the eboE gene encoding metabolite traffic protein EboE, producing MRFRHPDGTAVHLGYCSNVHQAEDLDGVLAQLADHAEPVRERLGVDRLGIGLWLARDVVARLTSEPGESRRLKDELEARGLETVTLNAFPYAGFHREVVKKDVYLPDWADEARLSHTLDCARVLAALLPDDAERGSVSTLPLAWRTPWPPDRADTARRALDRLAAGLATIESDTGRRVRVGFEPEPGCVVETTAQAVRELRGLDPERLGVCLDACHLAVQFEEPGAALRRLAEAGLPVVKLQASCAVEAADPADPTARAALRRLAEPRFLHQTRTAARWKDREQRTAARWTDPDKRTPAEQGDPEVRGVDDLPDALDGGLPTDTGPWRVHFHAPLHADPEPPLRTTADQLGEVLAGLLGGPAADCDHIEVETYTWSVLPEPPTDLPGGIAAELAWARDRLTGLGLKDDQR from the coding sequence ATGCGCTTCCGGCATCCCGACGGCACCGCCGTCCACCTCGGCTACTGCAGCAACGTCCATCAGGCGGAGGACCTCGACGGCGTCCTCGCGCAACTCGCCGACCACGCGGAACCGGTGCGGGAGCGGCTGGGCGTCGACCGGCTGGGCATCGGACTCTGGCTCGCCCGTGACGTCGTCGCCCGACTGACCTCGGAACCGGGCGAGTCACGGCGCCTCAAGGACGAACTCGAAGCCCGCGGCCTGGAGACCGTCACCCTGAACGCCTTCCCCTACGCCGGGTTCCACCGCGAAGTGGTCAAGAAGGACGTCTACCTCCCCGACTGGGCGGACGAGGCCCGCCTGAGCCACACCCTCGACTGCGCCCGTGTCCTCGCCGCGCTCCTGCCCGACGACGCGGAGCGCGGCAGCGTCTCCACCCTGCCGCTGGCCTGGCGCACACCCTGGCCGCCGGACCGCGCCGACACCGCCCGCCGTGCCCTGGACCGGCTCGCCGCCGGGCTCGCCACGATCGAGTCGGACACCGGCCGCCGCGTCCGCGTCGGCTTCGAACCCGAGCCCGGCTGCGTCGTGGAGACCACCGCCCAGGCCGTACGGGAACTGCGCGGGCTCGACCCCGAACGGCTCGGTGTCTGTCTCGACGCCTGCCACCTCGCCGTGCAGTTCGAGGAACCCGGCGCGGCCCTGCGCCGCCTGGCCGAGGCCGGTCTGCCGGTCGTCAAGCTCCAGGCGTCCTGCGCGGTGGAGGCCGCCGACCCGGCCGACCCCACCGCCCGCGCGGCCCTGCGGCGCCTCGCCGAACCACGCTTCCTGCACCAGACGCGCACGGCGGCCAGATGGAAGGACCGGGAGCAGCGCACGGCGGCACGGTGGACGGACCCGGACAAGCGCACGCCGGCCGAGCAGGGGGATCCGGAGGTGCGGGGCGTCGACGATCTGCCGGACGCGCTGGACGGGGGCCTGCCCACGGACACCGGCCCCTGGCGCGTCCACTTCCACGCCCCGCTGCACGCCGACCCCGAACCGCCGCTGCGCACCACCGCCGACCAGTTGGGCGAGGTCCTGGCCGGACTGCTCGGCGGGCCCGCGGCCGACTGCGACCACATCGAGGTCGAGACCTACACCTGGTCCGTCCTGCCCGAACCGCCCACCGACCTGCCCGGTGGGATCGCCGCCGAACTCGCGTGGGCCCGCGACCGGTTGACCGGCCTCGGCCTCAAGGACGATCAGCGATGA
- a CDS encoding TatD family hydrolase, with the protein MRIFDPHIHMTSRTTDDYEAMHAAGVRAVVEPAFWLGQPRTSPESFYDYFDALLGWEPYRAAQFGIQHFCTIALNPKEANDPRCRPVLDELPRYLAKDRVVAVGEIGYDSMTPEEDDALALQLQFAIEHELPALVHTPHRDKATGTRRTLDVVRESGIAPELVVLDHLNELTVGMVLDSGCWAGFSIYPRTKMSEDRMVTILQEHGTERVLVNSAADWGRSDPLKTRKTADAMLAAGFDDDTVDRVLWRNPVAFYGQSGRLDLDEPKPDEESSFQGNSVRRGGE; encoded by the coding sequence GTGCGCATCTTCGACCCCCACATCCACATGACCTCCCGCACCACCGACGACTACGAGGCGATGCACGCGGCCGGAGTGCGCGCCGTCGTCGAGCCGGCGTTCTGGCTGGGTCAGCCCCGTACCTCGCCCGAGAGCTTCTACGACTACTTCGACGCGCTGCTCGGCTGGGAGCCCTACCGAGCCGCCCAGTTCGGCATCCAGCACTTCTGCACGATCGCCCTCAACCCCAAGGAGGCCAACGATCCGCGGTGCCGGCCCGTCCTGGACGAACTGCCCCGCTACCTCGCCAAGGACCGGGTGGTCGCGGTCGGCGAGATCGGCTACGACTCCATGACGCCGGAGGAGGACGACGCCCTGGCGCTCCAGCTCCAGTTCGCGATCGAGCACGAACTGCCCGCCCTCGTGCACACCCCGCACCGCGACAAGGCCACCGGGACCCGTCGGACCCTGGACGTCGTACGGGAGTCGGGCATCGCCCCCGAACTCGTCGTCCTGGACCACCTCAACGAGCTGACCGTGGGCATGGTCCTCGACAGCGGCTGCTGGGCCGGATTCTCGATCTACCCCAGGACCAAGATGAGCGAGGACCGCATGGTGACCATCCTCCAGGAGCACGGCACCGAGCGCGTCCTCGTCAACTCGGCCGCCGACTGGGGCCGTTCGGATCCACTCAAGACCCGGAAGACCGCGGACGCCATGCTCGCCGCCGGGTTCGACGACGACACCGTGGACCGGGTGCTGTGGCGCAACCCGGTCGCGTTCTACGGCCAGAGCGGACGGCTGGACCTCGACGAGCCCAAACCGGACGAGGAGTCGAGCTTCCAGGGCAACTCCGTCCGGCGCGGCGGGGAGTGA
- a CDS encoding EboA domain-containing protein, whose protein sequence is MVSTRMPPSETAEHSDPRTLLAHHPPAPAARAWLDEAVARVTAHPAAVRTLFPAARRRCGRARLDARWTVDEAARAVLLTALPLGGQPLADELAGLHRHGDPAEQRAVLRTLPLLAAPDGGDAAREPLGDLALPLVREALRGNDSGVIEAALGPYGAARLPDAEYRQAVLKCVFQEIPLGRIDGLPARADAELARMLADFAHERVAAGRDVPADIWPVVRPFPAADRLTDGLTAETRAAAPERREAAEHALEALHRATASP, encoded by the coding sequence ATGGTCTCCACCCGAATGCCGCCCTCCGAGACGGCCGAACACTCCGATCCCCGAACACTCCTCGCCCACCACCCGCCGGCCCCGGCCGCCCGCGCCTGGCTCGACGAGGCCGTGGCCCGTGTCACCGCACACCCCGCTGCCGTACGCACCCTGTTCCCCGCCGCCCGAAGACGCTGCGGGCGTGCCCGGCTGGACGCGCGCTGGACCGTCGACGAGGCGGCCCGCGCCGTCCTGCTGACCGCGTTGCCGCTGGGCGGACAGCCGCTGGCCGACGAACTGGCCGGCCTGCACCGCCACGGCGACCCGGCCGAACAGCGGGCGGTCCTGCGGACCCTGCCGCTGCTCGCCGCCCCGGACGGCGGCGACGCGGCCAGGGAGCCCCTCGGCGACCTCGCCCTGCCACTAGTCCGTGAAGCCCTGCGGGGCAACGACAGCGGCGTCATCGAGGCCGCCCTCGGCCCGTACGGCGCGGCCCGGCTGCCGGACGCCGAGTACCGGCAGGCCGTGCTGAAGTGCGTGTTCCAGGAGATCCCACTGGGCCGGATCGACGGGCTTCCCGCCCGTGCCGACGCCGAACTCGCCCGGATGCTGGCCGACTTCGCGCACGAGCGGGTCGCCGCCGGGCGCGACGTACCGGCGGACATCTGGCCCGTCGTCCGGCCCTTCCCCGCAGCCGACCGGCTCACCGACGGACTCACCGCGGAGACGCGGGCCGCCGCGCCCGAGCGCCGAGAGGCCGCCGAGCACGCCCTGGAGGCGCTCCATCGGGCCACGGCCTCCCCCTAG
- a CDS encoding sugar phosphate isomerase/epimerase family protein yields MTPPPTPLRFGYGTNGFTNHRLGDVLAVLADLGYDGVALTLDHGHLDPYADDLPRRVAEIARDLARHGLDVTVETGAPYLLDPWGKHQPTLMADGAERRTDLLRRAVRIAADLGSPTVHLCSGPAPDDGLPERDAWKRLAAGVESVLETAEEYGVSLAFEPEPYMFVDTVERCLELADLVGGHELFGITLDVGHAHCVEDRTVLECVRLAAPRLLNVQIEDMRRGVHRHLELGTGEIDFPPVLAALQDLDHRGLVSVEIQGGSLDAPEVARRSLDFLRAATT; encoded by the coding sequence ATGACCCCGCCCCCCACCCCCCTCAGATTCGGCTACGGCACCAACGGCTTCACCAACCACCGGCTGGGCGACGTCCTCGCGGTCCTCGCCGACCTCGGCTACGACGGTGTCGCCCTCACCCTCGACCACGGCCATCTCGACCCGTACGCGGACGACCTGCCCCGGCGGGTGGCCGAGATCGCCCGGGACCTGGCCCGGCACGGGCTGGACGTCACGGTGGAGACCGGCGCGCCCTACCTCCTCGACCCCTGGGGCAAGCACCAGCCGACCCTCATGGCCGACGGGGCCGAGCGCAGGACCGACCTGCTGCGACGGGCCGTACGCATCGCCGCCGACCTCGGCTCGCCCACCGTCCACCTGTGCAGCGGCCCGGCGCCCGACGACGGGCTGCCGGAGCGGGACGCGTGGAAACGGCTCGCGGCGGGCGTCGAGAGCGTCCTGGAGACGGCGGAGGAGTACGGCGTCTCGCTGGCCTTCGAACCCGAGCCGTACATGTTCGTCGACACCGTGGAGCGGTGCCTCGAACTCGCCGACCTGGTCGGTGGGCACGAGCTGTTCGGCATCACCCTCGACGTGGGGCACGCGCACTGCGTGGAGGACCGGACCGTGCTGGAGTGCGTCCGCCTCGCCGCGCCGCGTCTGCTGAACGTCCAGATCGAGGACATGCGGAGGGGCGTCCACCGGCATCTCGAACTCGGCACCGGCGAGATCGACTTCCCACCCGTGCTCGCCGCCCTCCAGGACCTCGACCACCGCGGACTGGTCTCCGTGGAAATCCAGGGCGGTTCCCTCGACGCCCCCGAAGTGGCCCGCCGCTCCCTCGACTTCCTGCGTGCGGCGACGACCTGA
- a CDS encoding SCO3242 family prenyltransferase translates to MKDRRAVPGSGSRPRPGLADLAQLVRAPAALSVPGDVLAGAAAAGHPLGLRTVGVMGSSVCLYWAGMALNDYADAVIDAVERPERPVPSGRVPRRTALAVAGTLTAGGLALAAASGGRRSLMGALPLAAAVWAYDLKLKSTPAGPAAMASARALDVLAGALAAGRGPHRTTGTGAALLRGTVPAALVGAHTYTLTALSRHEISGAPARLPAATLAASTTTALATALPAARTAAAWRAGRLQGRAGTTAAARAVVVTAGALAYLGSYGTAQARAVGEPSGENVRRAVGAGILGLMPLQAALTARSGATAAAAALGVVHPLARRLARRISPT, encoded by the coding sequence ATGAAAGATCGGAGAGCGGTACCGGGCTCCGGCTCACGGCCTCGACCGGGCCTTGCCGACCTCGCACAACTCGTCCGCGCGCCCGCCGCGTTGAGCGTCCCGGGCGATGTGCTCGCGGGGGCCGCCGCCGCGGGGCACCCGCTGGGCCTGCGGACGGTCGGCGTGATGGGGTCGTCCGTCTGCCTCTACTGGGCCGGCATGGCCCTCAACGACTACGCCGACGCCGTGATCGACGCGGTCGAGCGCCCCGAGCGCCCCGTCCCGTCCGGCCGTGTCCCGCGCCGCACCGCCCTCGCCGTCGCGGGCACCCTGACCGCCGGAGGCCTCGCGCTCGCCGCCGCCTCGGGGGGCCGCCGGAGCCTCATGGGAGCGCTTCCGCTGGCGGCCGCCGTGTGGGCCTACGACCTGAAGCTCAAGTCCACCCCGGCCGGCCCGGCCGCCATGGCCTCCGCGCGCGCCCTCGACGTGCTCGCGGGTGCGTTGGCCGCCGGGCGCGGTCCGCACCGCACCACCGGAACCGGTGCCGCCCTGCTGCGCGGCACCGTCCCCGCCGCGCTGGTCGGCGCCCACACCTACACCCTGACCGCCCTCAGCCGCCACGAGATCTCGGGCGCCCCCGCCCGGCTCCCGGCCGCGACCCTCGCCGCCTCCACGACCACCGCCCTCGCCACGGCACTCCCGGCCGCCCGCACGGCCGCGGCCTGGCGTGCCGGGCGACTTCAGGGGCGCGCCGGCACCACCGCGGCCGCCCGGGCCGTCGTGGTGACCGCGGGCGCCCTCGCCTACCTCGGCAGCTACGGCACGGCTCAGGCCCGTGCCGTGGGGGAACCGTCGGGCGAGAACGTCCGACGGGCCGTCGGGGCCGGGATCCTCGGGCTGATGCCCCTGCAGGCGGCGTTGACCGCACGGAGCGGAGCCACGGCAGCGGCGGCGGCACTCGGCGTCGTACACCCCCTCGCGCGGCGGCTCGCCCGGCGCATCTCCCCCACCTGA
- a CDS encoding phytoene desaturase family protein produces the protein MLDAVVVGAGPNGLTAAVELARRGFSVALFEAKDTVGGGARTAELTLPGFHHDPCSAAHPLGVNSPAFKAMPLHRYGLEWLHADLPMAHPFLDGSAAVLSRSVGETAASFGPRDAGAYRRLVEPFLPRWDTLVRDFMSLPLSALPRDPVTLARFGLVGLPPSTWLMRRFKDEKAKALFAGLVAHVIAPLGGLATGAVGLVFALAAHAAGWPVAKGGSQAISDALAAYLKDLGGTVHTDYEVKRLDDLPPARAYVFDTSPTALARIAGFGGHYDAYRYGASVFKLDYALDGPVPWTAEEARVAGTVQVGASRAEIGAALDAASRQGRAPDRPFLITVQPSLVDPGRAPEGKHVFWAYGHVPNGWTGDLTDAVERQLERFAPGFRDRVLARATAGPPELAAHNANYVGGDIACGAASGLQLLLRPKLSLRPYDTPHPAVFICSSATPPGPGVHGMSGHNAAKAVWRRLRQEP, from the coding sequence ATGCTCGACGCGGTGGTGGTGGGGGCGGGGCCGAACGGCCTGACGGCCGCCGTGGAGCTGGCCCGCCGCGGCTTCTCCGTGGCCCTGTTCGAGGCGAAGGACACCGTGGGAGGGGGCGCCCGCACCGCCGAGCTGACCCTGCCCGGCTTCCACCACGACCCCTGCTCGGCCGCCCACCCCCTCGGCGTCAACTCGCCCGCGTTCAAGGCGATGCCGCTCCACCGCTACGGCCTGGAGTGGCTGCACGCCGACCTCCCGATGGCGCACCCCTTCCTCGACGGCTCGGCGGCCGTGCTGTCGCGCTCGGTGGGGGAGACGGCCGCCTCGTTCGGGCCGCGTGACGCGGGTGCGTACCGCAGGCTGGTCGAGCCCTTCCTGCCCCGGTGGGACACGCTGGTGCGGGACTTCATGTCGCTGCCGCTGTCCGCCCTGCCCCGTGATCCGGTCACCCTCGCCCGCTTCGGCCTCGTAGGCCTGCCGCCCTCGACCTGGTTGATGCGCCGCTTCAAGGACGAGAAGGCCAAGGCGCTCTTCGCCGGACTCGTCGCCCATGTCATCGCCCCGCTCGGCGGCCTCGCCACCGGCGCCGTCGGCCTGGTCTTCGCCCTGGCCGCGCACGCCGCCGGCTGGCCGGTCGCCAAGGGAGGCTCGCAAGCCATCTCCGACGCGCTCGCCGCCTACCTGAAGGACCTCGGCGGCACCGTCCACACCGACTACGAGGTCAAGCGCCTCGACGACCTGCCGCCCGCCCGCGCCTACGTCTTCGACACCTCACCCACCGCGCTGGCCCGGATCGCGGGCTTCGGCGGCCACTACGACGCGTACCGCTACGGCGCGAGCGTCTTCAAGCTCGACTACGCGCTGGACGGCCCCGTGCCGTGGACCGCCGAGGAGGCACGCGTCGCCGGTACCGTCCAGGTCGGGGCGAGCCGGGCCGAGATCGGCGCGGCGCTCGACGCGGCCTCCCGGCAGGGCCGCGCGCCCGACCGCCCCTTCCTGATCACCGTGCAGCCCAGCCTGGTGGACCCCGGCCGAGCCCCCGAGGGCAAGCACGTCTTCTGGGCGTACGGCCACGTCCCGAACGGCTGGACGGGCGACCTCACGGACGCCGTCGAGCGCCAACTGGAGCGTTTCGCCCCGGGCTTCCGCGACCGCGTCCTCGCCCGCGCCACCGCCGGCCCGCCCGAACTCGCCGCGCACAACGCGAACTACGTGGGCGGCGACATCGCCTGCGGCGCCGCCTCCGGCCTCCAGCTGCTGCTTCGCCCCAAGCTCTCGCTCCGCCCGTACGACACCCCGCATCCGGCCGTCTTCATCTGCTCCTCCGCGACCCCGCCGGGACCCGGGGTGCACGGAATGTCGGGCCACAACGCGGCCAAGGCGGTGTGGCGGAGACTGCGACAGGAACCCTGA
- a CDS encoding inositol monophosphatase family protein — translation MIEDNETIDEFLARHASDVEEAIRKAAATEIMPRFRQLAAHEVDQKSGPHDLVTDADRKAELYLTEALPALLPGSVVVGEEAVHANPASYEALQGEAPVWIVDPVDGTRQFVRGEPGFCTLVALAQGGVLLASWTYAPALDRLAVAIRGRGATLDGEPLRAGSPEPGRDLDIATSHPDYTTEEQKRALLGLWTDGVSPRACGSAGLEYLAIAEGNLDAVAFSWEAAWDHAAGLLLVEEAGGAHLTLSGVPFRITGGNALPFTASRDAATARRVVGLLAGGAA, via the coding sequence ATGATCGAAGACAACGAAACCATCGACGAGTTTCTCGCCCGCCACGCCTCGGACGTCGAGGAAGCGATCCGCAAGGCCGCCGCCACGGAGATCATGCCGCGCTTCCGGCAGCTCGCCGCGCACGAGGTCGACCAGAAGAGCGGCCCGCACGACCTGGTGACCGACGCCGACCGCAAGGCCGAGCTGTACCTCACGGAGGCGCTCCCCGCGCTGCTGCCCGGGTCGGTCGTGGTCGGCGAGGAGGCGGTGCACGCCAACCCCGCGTCTTACGAGGCGCTCCAGGGCGAGGCGCCGGTCTGGATCGTCGACCCGGTGGACGGCACCCGGCAGTTCGTGCGCGGCGAGCCCGGCTTCTGCACCCTCGTCGCCCTCGCCCAGGGCGGGGTTCTGCTCGCCTCCTGGACGTACGCCCCCGCCCTCGACCGGCTCGCCGTGGCGATCCGGGGTCGGGGGGCCACGCTCGACGGTGAGCCGCTGCGCGCCGGGTCGCCCGAGCCCGGCCGCGACCTCGACATAGCCACCTCCCACCCGGACTACACCACGGAGGAGCAGAAGCGGGCCCTGCTCGGCCTCTGGACCGACGGGGTGTCCCCGCGCGCCTGCGGCTCGGCCGGGCTGGAGTATCTCGCCATCGCCGAGGGCAACCTGGACGCGGTCGCCTTCAGTTGGGAAGCGGCCTGGGACCACGCGGCCGGCCTCCTCCTGGTCGAGGAGGCGGGCGGCGCCCACCTCACCCTGTCCGGCGTGCCCTTCCGCATCACGGGCGGCAACGCCCTGCCCTTCACCGCGTCCCGGGACGCGGCCACGGCCCGCCGGGTGGTGGGGCTGCTGGCGGGCGGGGCCGCCTGA